A region of candidate division KSB1 bacterium DNA encodes the following proteins:
- a CDS encoding outer membrane beta-barrel protein, producing the protein MNKIIISLISISILMPLSLFGQGKLSIGGMGAFYRPVLAEVNERYEVTYSDGTDIDKLEGNFLLGGFVGYQLSTNLGVRLQVTHWSEEASITPPPPLAGFIDPRMRIPQRQNQEIQVRTLMFDGKYYLSQLGSSIRVYFGAGFGVVFIRDKTSSQTVFGFKQSGEETFREFGFKPIVGADLFSARKMNFFVEAGYMISNYPVLTATLVPTTNYSYNIIVKEVNTSLNGLNATVGVKLNL; encoded by the coding sequence ATGAATAAAATAATTATTTCACTGATTTCAATTAGCATACTGATGCCGCTTAGTCTATTTGGCCAGGGAAAATTATCTATCGGCGGCATGGGCGCTTTTTACAGGCCTGTACTGGCTGAAGTAAACGAGAGGTATGAAGTAACCTACAGCGATGGCACCGATATTGACAAGCTTGAGGGGAATTTTTTGCTTGGCGGCTTTGTAGGATACCAATTGTCAACAAATTTGGGCGTCCGCTTACAGGTGACTCATTGGTCGGAAGAGGCTTCCATAACCCCCCCTCCTCCCCTCGCCGGCTTTATTGACCCGAGGATGCGTATTCCCCAGAGACAAAATCAAGAGATCCAGGTGAGGACCCTCATGTTCGATGGAAAATACTATTTGAGTCAGCTAGGAAGCAGCATTCGAGTTTACTTTGGCGCCGGCTTTGGCGTTGTCTTTATCAGAGATAAGACGAGTAGTCAAACTGTGTTCGGTTTTAAACAGTCTGGTGAAGAAACTTTCAGAGAGTTTGGATTTAAGCCCATTGTCGGCGCAGACCTCTTCTCCGCCCGCAAAATGAACTTCTTTGTGGAAGCTGGTTATATGATTAGCAATTATCCGGTACTAACTGCCACACTAGTCCCGACGACTAACTACAGTTATAATATTATAGTTAAGGAAGTAAATACTTCTCTCAATGGTTTGAATGCGACGGTCGGTGTGAAGCTAAATTTGTAG
- the hemC gene encoding hydroxymethylbilane synthase: MLAKAQTQWVIDRIFHIHPQLKIEVLEVVTTGDKVLDTSLTLMPGKGVFVKEIEEKLLDGEIDLAVHSMKDLPTESVPDLMIGAIPERADPRDVLVTRLHKNLEELPAGAKIGTGSLRRKAQLLKVRPDFDVIDIRGNIDTRLKKAETGDYDGLILAAAGLARLKWQDRIQQFLSCELMIPAVGQGALGIEIRQDDEETGNLIAPLNDRETEIAVKAERLFLEHLGGGCQTPMAAFCRVRSGKVVLQGFSANEHGKDFHRDQLEGTLEEAMDLASRLAESLLEKSGINS, from the coding sequence ATGCTGGCGAAAGCTCAGACGCAATGGGTGATCGATCGAATATTCCACATTCATCCACAATTGAAGATCGAGGTTTTAGAAGTTGTTACCACGGGCGATAAGGTTCTGGACACCTCCTTGACCCTGATGCCGGGCAAGGGTGTTTTTGTCAAAGAGATCGAAGAGAAATTGCTGGATGGCGAAATCGATTTGGCCGTCCACAGTATGAAGGACCTTCCCACGGAATCGGTGCCGGATCTGATGATAGGGGCCATTCCCGAAAGGGCTGATCCCAGAGATGTCCTGGTTACCCGGCTGCACAAAAACCTGGAAGAATTGCCTGCAGGCGCGAAAATTGGCACCGGCAGCTTGCGCCGCAAAGCACAGTTGTTGAAGGTTCGCCCCGACTTTGATGTCATCGATATTCGCGGCAATATCGACACGCGCCTCAAGAAAGCTGAAACCGGCGATTACGACGGCCTTATTTTGGCCGCTGCGGGTTTGGCTCGCTTAAAATGGCAAGATCGAATTCAGCAGTTCTTGAGTTGCGAACTGATGATTCCGGCAGTCGGTCAGGGGGCGTTAGGTATTGAAATTCGACAGGATGATGAGGAGACCGGAAATCTGATTGCACCTTTGAACGATCGTGAAACCGAAATCGCGGTCAAAGCGGAGCGATTGTTCTTAGAGCACCTGGGCGGCGGCTGCCAGACCCCCATGGCCGCGTTTTGTCGCGTTCGGAGTGGCAAAGTCGTTCTGCAAGGTTTTTCTGCCAATGAGCACGGTAAAGATTTTCATAGAGACCAATTAGAGGGAACCCTTGAGGAGGCGATGGACCTGGCTTCGCGACTGGCCGAAAGTCTCCTCGAGAAATCGGGAATCAACAGTTGA
- a CDS encoding uroporphyrinogen-III synthase, with product MKKPLTGKTVVVTRAAEQAQELIAALICAGAEVIHIPTIEFIEPDSWQACDEAIENLFDYDWIVFTSTNGARFFLQRLDERKKSAADLNARRIAAVGERTEVELRRFGVRVTFVPEEFNAEGLVQSFHDLNMSGKNVLIPKAQGGRDILEKGLRAYGANVDVVAVYKIQAPKAENPTEKMDGKQIDLLTFTSPSTFKNFLAVFGKEKLTVCKRNGCAVAAIGTVTADAIAKHDFSVDILAQKSTVAEFVEAISEYFSEPAITE from the coding sequence ATGAAAAAACCGCTAACCGGAAAAACCGTGGTGGTCACGCGTGCAGCTGAGCAAGCTCAGGAGCTAATAGCCGCCTTAATCTGTGCCGGCGCCGAAGTCATCCACATTCCGACCATTGAATTCATCGAGCCTGACTCCTGGCAAGCGTGCGATGAGGCCATCGAGAATCTCTTTGACTATGATTGGATTGTATTCACTTCGACGAACGGTGCTCGATTCTTTCTCCAGCGTCTGGACGAAAGAAAGAAAAGCGCCGCAGATTTAAACGCTAGGCGAATTGCAGCGGTCGGTGAGCGCACGGAGGTTGAGCTCAGGAGATTCGGTGTCCGGGTGACCTTTGTGCCTGAGGAGTTTAACGCGGAAGGGCTTGTGCAATCTTTTCACGATCTGAACATGAGCGGGAAAAATGTTCTAATTCCGAAGGCTCAGGGGGGCAGAGACATCCTGGAAAAGGGGCTGCGGGCTTACGGAGCAAACGTGGATGTTGTCGCGGTTTATAAGATCCAGGCTCCCAAAGCAGAAAATCCAACAGAGAAAATGGATGGAAAGCAGATAGATTTATTAACGTTTACGAGTCCATCGACATTTAAGAATTTCCTTGCGGTATTTGGTAAGGAAAAGCTAACTGTTTGCAAGCGCAATGGCTGTGCCGTCGCAGCAATTGGGACCGTTACCGCAGATGCGATTGCAAAACACGATTTCTCGGTGGACATTTTAGCGCAAAAATCCACGGTTGCCGAATTCGTAGAAGCCATTTCGGAGTACTTCAGTGAGCCAGCGATTACAGAATGA
- a CDS encoding LytTR family transcriptional regulator, whose protein sequence is MGFLTLLNQSLNQLQADLPPDDFVRVHRSAIINLNYLKEIKKLHMGSYHARMKDKRKTEVPVSCNSRVKLRLG, encoded by the coding sequence ATGGGTTTTCTAACCCTTTTGAATCAGAGCTTAAACCAGTTGCAAGCCGACCTCCCTCCTGACGATTTTGTTCGTGTGCACCGGTCTGCCATCATCAACTTAAATTATCTCAAGGAAATTAAAAAATTGCACATGGGTAGTTATCATGCCCGGATGAAAGACAAACGGAAAACCGAGGTTCCTGTGAGTTGCAATTCAAGAGTGAAATTAAGGTTGGGCTAA
- a CDS encoding antibiotic biosynthesis monooxygenase yields the protein MFTFTETGFSQDEGHPNRDGRGFPDLVGGLKTIEGCIGVETAQTPDGKQCIFAWFENKKAVLNWYNSDMHQGVQEAFFPDEQEYTPLKDVPDDLGPIMVIASITFSDKEHFEATNLPISQIAIELYTPVSGGLFLGSKFAPDAVKVKNMKDYTPKGKTE from the coding sequence CGGTTTTTCCCAGGATGAGGGGCATCCTAACAGAGATGGCAGAGGCTTCCCTGATCTGGTTGGCGGTCTGAAAACAATTGAGGGCTGCATTGGCGTAGAAACCGCACAAACTCCGGACGGCAAACAATGTATATTCGCCTGGTTCGAAAACAAGAAAGCGGTTTTAAACTGGTACAACAGTGATATGCACCAGGGTGTTCAGGAAGCCTTCTTCCCGGATGAGCAGGAATATACTCCTTTAAAAGATGTTCCTGACGATTTGGGCCCGATTATGGTAATTGCCTCCATTACATTTTCGGACAAAGAGCATTTTGAGGCGACCAATTTACCTATTTCTCAAATTGCCATCGAACTCTACACGCCGGTGAGCGGCGGACTTTTTCTAGGTAGCAAATTTGCTCCAGACGCTGTTAAAGTAAAGAACATGAAGGATTATACCCCGAAAGGCAAAACCGAGTAA
- a CDS encoding pyrroloquinoline quinone biosynthesis protein PqqB yields MLIGAGSSRGQIIFQEKAASPYLVVLGIAQDGGVPQAGTKKHSGWEDNRFKRHVVCLALVDPVSKERWMFEATPDFRKQLHNLDKIAPVDETPGLMGIFLTHAHIGHYTGLMFLGHESMGAQGVPVFAMPKMFEYLSTNGPWAQLARYNNIALKKLKHGTQIKLNDRLNVTPFLVPHRQEYSEVVGYRIDGPNHSVLFIPDIDSWEEWDDWGTRIEEMIAEVDVAYLDGSFFANGEIPGRDMSGFPHPFISHSMKRFASLPLKERQKVRFIHLNHTNPALIPGSKARLEIEKNGFRVVEEGERVEL; encoded by the coding sequence ATGCTGATTGGAGCCGGTTCAAGTCGGGGTCAAATTATTTTTCAGGAAAAAGCCGCTTCGCCTTACTTAGTTGTCCTCGGTATTGCCCAGGACGGCGGGGTTCCTCAAGCGGGTACCAAGAAACATTCCGGTTGGGAAGACAACAGATTTAAACGACATGTTGTTTGTCTTGCTTTAGTTGACCCGGTGAGCAAAGAGCGCTGGATGTTCGAGGCAACCCCTGACTTCAGAAAGCAGCTTCACAATTTGGATAAAATAGCTCCGGTAGATGAAACGCCGGGGTTGATGGGCATTTTCCTGACCCATGCCCATATTGGGCATTACACCGGCCTTATGTTTCTCGGTCACGAATCAATGGGAGCGCAGGGCGTGCCTGTCTTTGCAATGCCCAAAATGTTTGAATATTTGAGCACGAACGGTCCCTGGGCTCAACTGGCTCGTTACAACAATATTGCTTTGAAAAAGCTAAAGCACGGCACTCAAATAAAGTTAAATGACCGTCTAAATGTAACGCCGTTCTTAGTGCCGCATCGGCAGGAATATTCGGAAGTGGTTGGCTACCGAATTGATGGACCCAATCACTCCGTGCTTTTTATCCCCGATATAGACAGTTGGGAAGAGTGGGATGATTGGGGCACTCGAATTGAGGAGATGATTGCCGAGGTCGATGTAGCTTATTTGGATGGATCTTTCTTTGCCAACGGTGAGATACCCGGCCGCGACATGTCCGGATTTCCGCATCCGTTTATCTCACATAGTATGAAGCGTTTTGCTTCTTTGCCTTTAAAAGAACGTCAGAAAGTTCGCTTCATTCATTTGAATCATACAAACCCTGCTTTGATTCCCGGCAGTAAAGCTCGCCTTGAGATTGAGAAGAATGGTTTTCGAGTTGTAGAGGAAGGGGAGAGAGTTGAGCTATAG
- a CDS encoding uroporphyrinogen decarboxylase, whose protein sequence is MSQRLQNDLLIRACRREPIPRTPVWIMRQAGRYLPEYQKVRAKVDFLTLCRTPELAAEVTLQPVDILGVDAAIIFSDILVIPEAMGMDLNFFEGRGPVFERPLRNEKDIEALSPVDVEEKLTYVFEAIKRVRTELAGHVPIIGFAGAPWTLAAYMIEGHGSKDFTQIKTLMYTRPELLKTLLDKLSTAVADFLVGQIKAGADVVQIFDSWAGILMPEYYRLFSLPYLNKVVRRVKQHGAPIIVFAREAGHSVEALAAIGVDVLSISWREDLAEIKKRVNGKVALQGNLDPCALFAPVERIKAEVIHVLEKAGKGSGHIFNLGHGILPQTPVQHAQAMVQFVKEESPKFHEQK, encoded by the coding sequence GTGAGCCAGCGATTACAGAATGACCTCTTGATCAGAGCCTGTCGGAGGGAGCCGATTCCACGGACCCCTGTTTGGATCATGCGACAGGCAGGGCGCTATTTGCCCGAATATCAGAAGGTACGCGCGAAAGTAGATTTTCTCACCCTGTGTCGTACTCCGGAATTAGCAGCGGAGGTTACGCTGCAACCAGTGGATATTTTGGGTGTCGACGCGGCGATTATTTTTTCCGATATTCTGGTGATTCCTGAAGCGATGGGGATGGATTTAAATTTTTTTGAAGGGCGGGGACCGGTTTTTGAGAGACCGCTGCGAAATGAAAAAGATATTGAAGCGCTATCCCCTGTCGATGTCGAAGAAAAGCTAACCTATGTTTTTGAGGCAATTAAACGGGTTCGCACAGAGCTGGCCGGTCATGTGCCCATCATCGGTTTTGCCGGCGCACCGTGGACTCTGGCGGCTTATATGATTGAAGGGCATGGTTCGAAAGATTTTACTCAGATCAAGACTTTGATGTATACCCGGCCAGAGCTCCTGAAAACCTTGCTGGATAAACTGTCAACTGCGGTGGCGGATTTCTTGGTCGGCCAAATCAAAGCGGGAGCCGATGTGGTGCAGATTTTTGATAGCTGGGCCGGAATTTTGATGCCGGAGTATTATCGCCTGTTTTCGCTGCCTTACCTAAATAAAGTGGTACGACGCGTGAAACAGCACGGCGCTCCCATCATCGTGTTCGCGCGGGAAGCGGGCCATTCCGTGGAAGCCCTTGCTGCCATCGGCGTGGACGTTCTGAGCATTTCCTGGCGGGAGGACCTGGCGGAGATCAAGAAGCGGGTGAATGGCAAAGTGGCACTGCAAGGGAATTTAGACCCCTGTGCCCTATTTGCCCCGGTGGAGCGCATTAAAGCGGAAGTGATTCATGTGCTGGAAAAGGCGGGCAAAGGTTCGGGACACATTTTCAACTTAGGTCACGGTATTTTGCCGCAAACGCCGGTGCAGCATGCCCAAGCTATGGTGCAGTTTGTGAAAGAAGAGAGTCCGAAGTTTCATGAGCAAAAATAA
- a CDS encoding glutamyl-tRNA reductase produces MDFFLLGLNHKNTPIEIRERLAFSSKRVIEALSQLTKNNGSTNSEVPETVILSTCNRVEIYAVRNDAELAAGKIKSFLSDFHQIHPKDFEGYLYTLSNRSAIEHLFCVTSGINSMVMGESQIQGQVKEAFELAQQSGTAGVLLSTLFGSALRVGKRARTETEISKHFLSISGAAVNLVRTAFPDISDLNILIIGIGEMSLIAIKTLFQLGAQNVTIINRSQERTKNVQGKFHVRALSFDRLQESLGEADVVICSTGAPHAVLTLEAMKNVLKKYGERCRLIIDIAVPRDVEPEIGKLPNIQLYNIDQLETQIEENLERRCSEINRVQDIINEEVANFMAWYQSLKAKPVITKLRHRGEKIREQELQRAFRKFKGTLSDKDAEVMQDLSRRIVNKLLHQPLTRLREEASEGNGDHYAAAVQNLFDLEDYPQNK; encoded by the coding sequence ATGGATTTTTTTTTACTTGGACTTAATCACAAAAACACGCCTATCGAAATAAGAGAGCGATTAGCGTTTTCGTCAAAACGAGTCATTGAAGCACTTTCACAACTAACTAAAAACAATGGTAGCACAAATTCTGAAGTACCTGAAACGGTCATTCTCTCCACCTGTAATCGGGTGGAGATTTATGCTGTAAGAAATGACGCTGAACTTGCAGCAGGCAAAATCAAATCATTTCTCTCAGATTTTCATCAGATCCACCCTAAAGATTTTGAAGGTTATTTGTATACATTATCAAATCGTAGCGCTATAGAGCATCTGTTCTGTGTCACCAGTGGCATCAATTCCATGGTGATGGGCGAAAGTCAGATTCAAGGTCAAGTGAAAGAAGCTTTTGAATTGGCGCAGCAGTCTGGAACCGCAGGGGTGTTGCTTTCAACTCTATTTGGAAGTGCGCTAAGGGTGGGGAAACGAGCCCGCACCGAAACTGAAATAAGCAAACATTTTCTATCGATCAGCGGAGCAGCGGTTAATTTAGTGCGAACGGCGTTTCCAGATATTTCAGATCTTAACATACTCATCATCGGAATCGGTGAAATGAGTTTGATTGCCATTAAAACACTATTTCAACTTGGCGCTCAAAATGTAACCATCATCAATAGAAGTCAAGAACGTACCAAAAACGTTCAGGGAAAGTTTCATGTTCGAGCTTTAAGTTTCGATCGCTTGCAGGAATCCCTTGGAGAAGCAGACGTGGTAATCTGCTCTACCGGTGCACCTCATGCCGTTTTGACTTTGGAAGCAATGAAAAATGTGCTGAAAAAATACGGAGAACGGTGCCGTCTTATAATCGACATCGCTGTGCCCAGAGATGTTGAGCCGGAAATCGGCAAACTTCCTAACATTCAACTCTATAATATTGACCAATTAGAGACTCAAATCGAGGAGAACCTTGAGCGCCGCTGCAGCGAAATCAATCGCGTCCAGGACATTATCAATGAAGAGGTTGCCAACTTTATGGCATGGTATCAATCTCTGAAAGCTAAGCCTGTAATAACCAAGTTGCGTCACAGAGGGGAAAAAATTCGCGAACAAGAATTGCAGCGTGCGTTCCGAAAATTTAAAGGCACGCTTTCAGATAAGGACGCCGAAGTAATGCAAGATTTAAGCCGCAGAATTGTCAATAAACTTCTGCACCAACCTTTGACCCGCTTAAGAGAAGAAGCATCTGAAGGCAATGGAGATCATTATGCCGCGGCAGTTCAAAACTTGTTTGATTTAGAAGACTATCCACAAAATAAGTGA
- a CDS encoding alpha/beta hydrolase, producing METFFQQLILCIGVVAAAFANDSDLEKRVKHDYADNNGVKIHYVSLGEGPLVVMLHGFPDFWYTWRHQMEVLSENHKVVAMDLRGYNRSDKPKGQENYAMRLLVSDVVAVIRHLGEEQAVIVGHDWGGAIAWQFAMHVPQMTEKLIILNLPHPRGLMREMAQNEEQQKNSQYARDFQKEGAHKLLTAEGLAAWVKDPDAKAKYVEAFKRSDFEAMLNYYKQNYPRQSAGTTTISAPAAPLIKVKAPVLMFHGLQDQYLLHHALNGTWEWLEKDLTLVTIPEAGHFVQQDAADLVTKTMKLWLER from the coding sequence ATGGAAACATTTTTTCAGCAGCTCATTCTGTGCATTGGTGTTGTGGCAGCCGCGTTTGCAAATGACTCAGATCTCGAAAAACGCGTCAAGCACGACTACGCAGATAACAACGGAGTAAAAATCCATTATGTTAGTTTAGGCGAGGGCCCGCTCGTTGTCATGCTGCACGGCTTTCCGGATTTCTGGTACACCTGGCGCCACCAAATGGAGGTACTTTCTGAAAATCACAAAGTCGTGGCCATGGATTTACGCGGTTACAATCGCAGTGATAAACCCAAAGGCCAGGAAAATTATGCCATGCGGCTTCTGGTGAGTGATGTGGTCGCTGTGATTCGACATTTGGGAGAAGAGCAAGCCGTCATCGTCGGACACGATTGGGGCGGTGCCATCGCCTGGCAGTTCGCAATGCATGTTCCGCAAATGACCGAAAAACTAATCATCTTGAATCTTCCGCATCCTCGTGGTCTGATGAGAGAGATGGCGCAGAACGAAGAACAGCAAAAGAACAGCCAATACGCCCGTGATTTTCAAAAAGAAGGGGCACACAAATTGTTAACTGCCGAGGGTCTCGCCGCTTGGGTTAAGGACCCGGATGCTAAAGCCAAATATGTCGAAGCATTCAAACGATCGGATTTTGAGGCGATGCTGAACTACTACAAACAAAACTATCCGCGACAATCCGCAGGCACTACAACTATCAGTGCACCTGCTGCGCCATTAATAAAAGTTAAAGCACCGGTGCTCATGTTTCACGGTTTGCAAGACCAGTACTTGTTGCATCACGCCCTCAACGGCACCTGGGAGTGGCTGGAAAAGGATTTGACTTTGGTAACCATCCCGGAAGCAGGGCATTTTGTGCAGCAGGACGCGGCTGATTTAGTGACGAAAACAATGAAATTGTGGTTAGAGCGCTGA
- a CDS encoding SLC26A/SulP transporter family protein: MKLFSNLKGDIMGGITTSVIALPLAIAFGVVAFAPLGEEYIAQGALTGLYGVIVAGILTSIFGGTPGQIAVPTAPMSVMVTSIIATLLKDPEIAALGENQVMVILVLVSMTILMAGLLQLIMGAVGGGKLIKFIPYPVIAGFMNGIAIIIFLGQLRPLFGVSEDTNLLAIFSGSADFRYETLIVGAVTIIMMLTAKKITKAVPSSLVGLLCGVAAYFAIGKFFNPSLLQIENNPLIIGYIPSAFPTPKQVMNFFSVSALIPVSKLTALIIPALTLSILASIDTLLTSVVTDMATKSKHNSTKELFGQGIGNVASAAFGGLPVAGSTLATMVNVNAGARTPLAGVVNSVIVLLVVLFMGNMVQWIPMSVLAGILLITSVSMIESESINLSRKKSALGNLLVIVAVTVITVAIDLIIAVLIGLVITAFLFIKEQIGKNIVRRMYTGDLIRSKKVRSHAATEILEKKGHLIKVYELNGSLFFGTCDKLLAELEKNLDSFCIILDFKRVHTIDLTGAQLLKQIVDRVHEKGNFLAISYLDMPGDEDKEHMKRLMQDVGVIEVIGPAYIFPDTDLAQEWAEDVLIQTELEATQIPPEKITMQSLDIFKDLTPKQLQKVKKYMHPLQFKKSDIVFQEGDPGDKIYFILSGGVSVIAKLSQNGRARRLATFGEGVFFGDMAILEQQPRSATVRADSETELLYMTVDDFQHLVKKESLLASKMLLGMARELSYRLRLTTIEVRTLEE; encoded by the coding sequence GTGAAACTTTTTTCCAACCTTAAAGGCGATATCATGGGGGGTATCACCACATCCGTAATTGCGCTGCCTCTGGCGATCGCCTTTGGTGTGGTGGCGTTTGCGCCGCTCGGTGAAGAATACATTGCTCAGGGCGCACTGACCGGACTTTACGGCGTTATCGTTGCCGGCATTCTCACCAGCATTTTTGGCGGCACACCCGGACAAATTGCCGTTCCCACCGCGCCGATGTCGGTGATGGTTACCTCTATTATTGCTACCCTGTTAAAGGATCCGGAAATTGCCGCTTTGGGTGAAAACCAGGTCATGGTGATTTTAGTCCTGGTTTCCATGACCATTTTAATGGCCGGATTACTGCAGCTCATCATGGGAGCTGTGGGCGGCGGTAAACTTATTAAATTTATTCCTTACCCGGTCATCGCCGGTTTCATGAATGGTATTGCCATTATTATCTTTCTCGGGCAATTGCGGCCGTTGTTTGGCGTTTCTGAAGACACGAATCTTCTGGCAATTTTTTCAGGGAGTGCAGATTTTCGATATGAAACTTTAATTGTCGGCGCGGTGACCATCATTATGATGTTGACGGCAAAAAAAATAACCAAAGCTGTTCCAAGTTCATTGGTCGGACTGCTATGTGGCGTCGCCGCCTACTTCGCAATTGGAAAATTTTTTAATCCCTCCCTGCTGCAAATTGAAAACAACCCTTTAATCATCGGATATATCCCCAGCGCTTTTCCGACCCCAAAACAAGTGATGAATTTCTTTAGTGTGAGCGCTCTAATCCCCGTGTCAAAACTGACTGCCTTAATTATTCCCGCCTTGACCTTAAGCATTCTCGCTTCAATCGATACATTGTTAACTTCCGTGGTCACCGATATGGCTACCAAATCCAAACATAACAGCACCAAGGAACTATTCGGTCAGGGAATCGGGAATGTCGCCTCTGCTGCTTTTGGCGGGCTGCCGGTTGCAGGCTCGACACTCGCAACCATGGTCAATGTCAATGCGGGTGCACGAACTCCTCTTGCAGGAGTTGTGAACAGTGTCATCGTTTTGCTTGTTGTTCTTTTTATGGGGAATATGGTACAATGGATTCCCATGTCGGTGCTGGCAGGGATTCTTCTCATTACCTCCGTCTCAATGATTGAGTCGGAAAGCATCAATCTTTCCCGAAAAAAATCCGCGTTAGGAAATCTGCTTGTTATCGTCGCGGTTACGGTAATTACAGTGGCTATTGATTTGATTATCGCGGTTTTAATCGGTTTGGTCATTACGGCTTTTCTTTTTATTAAAGAGCAAATCGGCAAGAACATTGTGCGCCGAATGTACACCGGCGACCTGATTCGCTCTAAAAAAGTTCGCAGCCACGCGGCCACGGAAATCCTCGAGAAGAAAGGTCACTTGATCAAAGTTTACGAGCTGAACGGCTCGCTCTTTTTTGGTACCTGCGACAAACTGCTCGCAGAATTAGAAAAAAACCTCGACAGTTTCTGTATTATTCTCGACTTCAAGCGTGTACACACCATCGACCTCACCGGTGCGCAGCTCCTGAAACAAATCGTTGATCGCGTTCACGAGAAAGGCAACTTTTTGGCAATCAGCTATTTGGATATGCCCGGGGATGAGGACAAAGAACACATGAAAAGACTCATGCAAGACGTGGGTGTAATCGAGGTGATTGGCCCGGCATATATTTTCCCGGATACCGACCTGGCACAGGAGTGGGCTGAAGACGTCTTAATTCAGACAGAATTAGAAGCGACACAAATCCCGCCGGAAAAAATCACCATGCAAAGCCTGGATATTTTCAAAGACTTAACACCGAAGCAGTTGCAAAAGGTTAAAAAATATATGCACCCTCTTCAATTTAAGAAATCCGACATCGTATTTCAGGAAGGCGATCCGGGGGACAAAATTTACTTCATTCTCTCCGGCGGAGTAAGCGTGATTGCCAAACTTTCCCAAAACGGCCGTGCCCGCCGACTGGCCACATTTGGCGAGGGCGTCTTTTTTGGCGACATGGCCATCCTCGAACAGCAGCCCCGCTCAGCAACGGTCCGCGCCGACTCTGAAACCGAGCTGCTTTATATGACTGTGGACGATTTTCAGCATCTTGTGAAAAAGGAATCGCTACTGGCCTCAAAAATGCTCCTGGGTATGGCGAGGGAACTTTCCTACCGCTTGCGGTTGACTACGATCGAAGTGAGGACGTTGGAGGAGTAA